A DNA window from Bacteroides cellulosilyticus contains the following coding sequences:
- a CDS encoding hybrid sensor histidine kinase/response regulator transcription factor, producing MKSRLLIFFLFLSIFNIYASDVKFYNINTMYGISMREMASVCKDENGFIWASSKTGILRITESDYRIYQLPYKTANIINVKLAYNNSFLIAYTNNGQFFHYNELYDRFDLFLDLRISFNNTFLSVGKVIIDDEQALWIPTSGGLCKYKNGMFTQIGEKQTMTQSIAPYDQTHLLVTYQDSIGLLNMNTLERKSVCEINNTFQISSLFYDNKGEVLWIGTSTDGLFYLDMQKKSLLPFSDFPKQPIGVITESSDSTLLVGIDGQGVWELDKDKKTVLNILKEDIDNPFSLRGDGVYDIYCDGKQRVWVTTYTGGLSFFDWKSPLINQITHQVNNPNSLGNDNVNKILEDSKGDIWFATNNGISRWRVATNEWDTYYQNKQEQAQVFLALCEDDEGNIWAGSFSSGFYVLDRNTGKELVHYPRNTSDLKSDGKFIMNIYKDSEGDIWIGGIQDVICYLTKEKRFHTYGAQPMRTFMEFSPGKMLLACTYSVLLLDKETGKITFLPECLAQDLLVMEDDIWVATSGDGLLHYNYTNRETHKITVESGLPSNYVNSVMYDNGYLWLGTENGLCRYNPADSTVHTYYSTLALSSASFNVNASCKLRNGELMWGTNNGAVMFNPDKLYHTQLNGQIYFQNINISGSSIRENQDLLRGIPVNKQTDISFKYDQNTLTLEVLPIGVSSKEIKFSWKMEGLDAEWSHPSSQQIITYTNIPNGNFRLKVRMYNNSLSQIVDERTLDIHVIPLYWQTWWFRLVIFIIIMSTTFFVLKFYINRLKQRHAEDKIRFFTNTAHDLRTSITLINAPIQELNKEEELSEKGHYYLNLAMEQSERLSNVATQLLDFQKVDMGKGQLFLVMVDVVNLVYRRKTMFKSTAGKKNVILEFVSNRESYMSAVDELKIEKVVDNLISNAIKYSHTNGRVELTLNCNEYYWSLEVRDYGLGISDNAQKKLFKEFYRGDNKVNSRMVGSGIGLLLVKNYVLMHEGKVSLESKENEGSLFKINIPYKEVVEVAPVEHEEPGNITSADGLSDQSEYKQEDDRSGKRKSILIVDDNKDLRNFLKCSFENQYYILEAGNGNEAWELLQKESPELIISDVMMPDMDGFELCKLIKSTFETSHIPVILLTSLCDKSDQLEGLGLGAEDYITKPFDISLLEQRIKSLMRNREIVRERALKLIKPENDEQQVILANELNDQFVKKAVEVIHNNMQNLDFDKESFAMEMHVSGSLLYKKIKALTGQSPIDFIKSIRLNRALELLQSHKYTITEVSELCGYSSISYFSTVFKKYFGKSPTEV from the coding sequence ATGAAATCACGGCTGCTTATATTCTTTCTTTTTCTTTCTATTTTTAATATATATGCTTCAGATGTGAAGTTTTATAATATTAATACGATGTATGGAATTTCCATGCGGGAAATGGCTTCTGTCTGCAAAGATGAGAATGGCTTTATTTGGGCTTCTTCTAAAACGGGTATATTGAGAATTACGGAAAGTGATTATCGCATTTATCAGCTTCCTTATAAAACTGCCAATATCATAAATGTCAAGCTGGCCTATAATAACTCGTTTTTAATAGCATATACGAATAATGGGCAATTCTTTCATTATAATGAACTGTATGACCGGTTTGATTTATTTCTGGATCTCAGAATATCTTTCAATAATACTTTTTTAAGTGTAGGCAAAGTCATTATTGATGATGAACAGGCTCTCTGGATTCCTACTTCCGGAGGATTGTGCAAATATAAAAATGGAATGTTTACTCAAATAGGTGAGAAACAAACTATGACACAGAGCATAGCACCTTATGATCAGACACACTTACTTGTAACGTATCAGGATAGCATTGGTTTGCTGAATATGAATACATTGGAGCGAAAAAGTGTATGTGAAATAAATAATACTTTTCAGATAAGCAGTCTTTTTTATGATAATAAAGGAGAGGTTTTATGGATAGGAACTTCTACTGACGGTCTTTTTTATCTGGATATGCAAAAAAAATCGTTATTGCCATTTTCTGATTTTCCAAAGCAGCCAATCGGAGTGATAACGGAAAGTTCTGATTCGACATTATTGGTTGGGATTGACGGACAGGGAGTATGGGAATTGGATAAGGATAAAAAAACGGTTCTGAACATTCTGAAAGAAGATATTGATAATCCTTTCTCTCTTCGCGGGGATGGAGTTTATGATATTTATTGCGATGGTAAGCAGAGAGTGTGGGTCACTACCTATACTGGCGGACTTTCTTTCTTCGACTGGAAATCTCCTTTAATTAATCAAATTACCCATCAGGTTAATAATCCGAATTCTTTAGGGAATGATAATGTAAACAAGATACTGGAAGATAGCAAAGGAGATATCTGGTTTGCTACGAATAATGGGATAAGCAGGTGGAGAGTAGCCACTAATGAATGGGATACTTATTATCAGAATAAACAGGAACAGGCACAGGTCTTTCTGGCTTTATGTGAAGATGATGAAGGAAACATTTGGGCGGGTTCGTTCTCATCCGGATTTTATGTTTTAGATCGGAATACTGGAAAAGAATTGGTTCATTATCCACGGAATACATCGGATTTGAAGTCTGATGGTAAATTTATAATGAATATATATAAGGATAGCGAGGGTGATATCTGGATTGGAGGTATCCAAGATGTAATATGTTATTTAACGAAAGAAAAACGTTTTCATACGTATGGTGCACAGCCCATGCGTACGTTTATGGAGTTTTCTCCGGGAAAAATGTTGCTGGCTTGTACTTATTCTGTGCTTTTGTTAGACAAAGAAACGGGGAAAATCACTTTTTTACCGGAATGCCTTGCACAAGATCTTTTAGTAATGGAGGATGATATTTGGGTGGCTACTTCCGGAGACGGATTGCTACACTATAATTACACGAATCGTGAAACTCATAAAATAACAGTGGAATCCGGATTGCCATCTAATTATGTTAACAGTGTCATGTATGATAATGGGTATTTATGGTTAGGTACGGAAAATGGTTTGTGTCGTTATAATCCTGCCGACAGCACGGTGCATACTTATTATTCTACTTTAGCTCTTTCCAGTGCTTCGTTCAATGTGAATGCCAGCTGCAAATTACGCAATGGTGAGTTGATGTGGGGTACAAATAATGGGGCAGTAATGTTTAATCCTGATAAATTATATCATACCCAGCTCAACGGGCAGATTTATTTCCAGAATATCAATATTTCCGGCAGTTCTATCAGAGAAAATCAGGATTTGTTGCGTGGAATCCCGGTAAATAAGCAAACAGATATTTCATTCAAATATGATCAGAATACTCTGACGCTTGAGGTATTGCCTATTGGTGTTTCTTCCAAAGAAATAAAATTTTCATGGAAAATGGAAGGGCTTGATGCGGAGTGGTCACATCCTTCCAGTCAGCAAATAATTACTTATACCAATATTCCTAATGGAAATTTCCGGCTTAAAGTAAGAATGTATAATAATTCACTTTCTCAGATAGTCGATGAACGTACATTGGATATACACGTTATTCCACTTTACTGGCAGACGTGGTGGTTTCGCCTGGTGATATTCATTATTATAATGAGTACTACTTTCTTTGTGCTTAAATTCTATATAAATCGTTTAAAACAGCGCCATGCCGAAGATAAGATTCGTTTTTTCACAAATACCGCTCATGATCTTCGTACATCGATAACGCTGATAAATGCACCTATTCAGGAATTGAATAAAGAGGAAGAATTGTCAGAGAAAGGACATTATTATCTGAATCTGGCTATGGAACAGTCTGAACGTTTATCTAATGTTGCAACCCAACTTCTGGATTTCCAGAAAGTAGATATGGGGAAAGGACAACTGTTTTTGGTAATGGTTGATGTTGTTAATTTGGTATATAGGCGGAAAACAATGTTCAAGTCTACAGCGGGAAAAAAGAATGTTATATTGGAGTTTGTCTCTAACAGGGAATCTTATATGTCAGCTGTCGATGAATTGAAAATAGAGAAGGTCGTTGATAATTTGATATCTAATGCAATCAAATATTCCCATACGAATGGTAGGGTGGAGCTTACATTGAATTGTAATGAGTACTATTGGAGCTTGGAGGTGAGAGATTATGGATTGGGTATCTCGGATAATGCTCAAAAGAAGCTGTTCAAAGAGTTTTATAGAGGAGATAATAAGGTTAATTCACGCATGGTAGGTTCCGGGATAGGCCTGTTATTGGTGAAGAATTACGTTTTGATGCATGAGGGAAAAGTCTCACTTGAAAGTAAGGAGAATGAAGGTTCTTTATTCAAAATAAACATCCCTTATAAAGAAGTGGTTGAGGTTGCACCTGTTGAACATGAAGAACCGGGCAATATAACATCTGCCGATGGTCTGTCTGATCAGTCGGAATATAAACAGGAAGATGATAGATCCGGAAAGAGGAAATCTATATTAATCGTAGATGATAATAAAGATTTGCGGAACTTCCTGAAGTGTTCTTTTGAAAATCAATATTACATTTTAGAGGCTGGCAATGGCAATGAAGCATGGGAATTGCTTCAGAAGGAATCTCCCGAATTGATTATTTCGGATGTGATGATGCCTGATATGGATGGGTTTGAGTTATGTAAATTGATCAAATCTACTTTTGAAACTTCGCATATTCCGGTAATCCTGTTAACTTCACTTTGTGATAAAAGTGACCAGTTGGAAGGTTTAGGTCTGGGGGCAGAGGATTATATCACAAAACCTTTTGATATCTCACTTTTGGAGCAACGGATAAAGTCCCTTATGCGAAACAGGGAAATTGTCAGAGAGAGAGCTTTGAAATTGATAAAACCGGAGAATGATGAGCAACAGGTTATTCTGGCGAATGAGCTTAATGATCAGTTTGTGAAAAAAGCCGTGGAGGTGATTCATAATAATATGCAAAATTTGGATTTTGACAAAGAAAGCTTTGCTATGGAAATGCATGTGAGCGGTTCACTATTATATAAAAAAATAAAAGCATTGACAGGTCAATCACCTATTGACTTTATTAAATCCATTCGTTTAAACCGAGCTTTAGAATTACTCCAATCTCATAAATACACTATCACAGAAGTTAGCGAACTTTGTGGTTATTCTAGTATCAGTTATTTTAGTACAGTATTTAAAAAGTACTTTGGTAAGTCTCCTACAGAGGTGTGA
- a CDS encoding histidine kinase produces the protein MGMDKYGRIVIYIIISLFSLLACNSQKDGKRVRSEIDALLISKFDSIYTYPEKMKTCFREAQKKTSDSAAYYKLELFAGYCLYLQGYPDSALHINQKVLTFCKQHPETSALEGMCWNHRSSLLQGMNQRDSSIACLHHAYNATYRSHDRLELENICINLADAYRQKGELVQASKYYRKALWVVDSLKSEYVKFSIYMGLAQTYADLHNFTLAHRYFDLAEQVPEQRLEYENYHFLNSKGNCLYYEEKYAEALPYFQQAYQVVKPFNQPSFNALVEANLGEIYMLLGKHDSAHYYLDKSCSVLMNDSTANEEVLFYLNSLQGALALRENKLEAANRYLSKPYSPQRIGPSYIYLHNKRLMEYYAQKKDFEKAYNYKNIVEQYDDSMRNIRNINNINEIDYRYSQDTTLLKKDILISNDKTRLSRQQNAIMFFVGLLVISILLAILIFIYIRRKNEQRYNRQMALATQLRMENIRNRISPHYVFNVLNAVMPTFKQYSELAQPLQLLIQVLRGNLLASEKIAVELQEEIELVKNYIALRKETNPDKIRIEWEIDRQVPLQTLIPSMCIQIPVENALKYAFGEECEQENILSIQISNEIKNLSIYIQDNGSGYDPGKHADSKRGTGNGLKVLFRTIELLNSKNSEKIIFDIQNIATSSTSQHGTLVTMVVPFNYQFNI, from the coding sequence ATGGGAATGGACAAATACGGCAGAATAGTCATATATATTATTATATCTCTATTTTCATTACTGGCATGTAACTCACAAAAAGATGGGAAAAGAGTGCGAAGTGAGATCGATGCTTTACTAATCAGTAAGTTCGATTCGATATACACTTATCCGGAAAAGATGAAAACATGCTTCAGAGAAGCACAAAAAAAGACATCTGACAGTGCAGCTTACTATAAATTGGAACTTTTTGCCGGATATTGCCTTTATCTTCAGGGATATCCGGACAGTGCTCTGCACATCAATCAAAAGGTTCTGACTTTCTGCAAACAACACCCCGAAACATCCGCCTTAGAGGGCATGTGCTGGAATCATCGTTCTTCACTACTACAGGGAATGAACCAACGAGATTCTTCCATAGCTTGCCTCCACCATGCCTACAATGCCACGTATCGTTCACACGACCGCCTGGAGCTGGAAAATATATGTATAAACCTAGCTGACGCATACCGCCAGAAAGGAGAGCTTGTCCAAGCTTCCAAATATTACAGAAAAGCATTATGGGTGGTAGACTCGCTGAAATCCGAATATGTCAAATTCAGCATTTACATGGGGCTTGCACAGACTTATGCTGACCTGCATAACTTCACACTGGCACACCGTTACTTTGACTTGGCCGAACAAGTACCCGAACAACGCCTGGAGTATGAGAACTATCATTTTCTGAATTCAAAAGGAAACTGTCTTTACTATGAAGAAAAGTACGCAGAGGCCTTACCCTATTTTCAGCAAGCCTATCAGGTAGTAAAACCGTTCAACCAACCTTCATTTAACGCATTGGTAGAAGCCAATTTAGGGGAGATTTACATGTTACTGGGAAAGCATGACTCAGCCCATTATTATCTGGATAAATCCTGTTCCGTATTAATGAATGACTCCACTGCCAATGAGGAAGTCTTATTCTATCTGAACAGCCTTCAAGGAGCTTTAGCGTTGCGCGAAAATAAACTGGAGGCAGCCAACCGTTATCTTTCCAAACCTTACAGCCCACAGCGTATCGGCCCCTCCTACATCTATCTGCACAACAAACGCCTGATGGAGTATTATGCCCAAAAGAAAGACTTTGAAAAGGCTTATAACTACAAAAACATAGTAGAACAATATGATGACTCCATGAGAAATATACGGAATATCAATAATATCAACGAGATAGATTACCGCTACAGCCAGGACACCACCCTATTGAAAAAAGATATCCTTATCAGCAACGATAAAACCCGACTGTCTCGCCAGCAGAATGCAATCATGTTTTTTGTAGGATTGTTAGTCATATCCATTTTGCTGGCAATATTAATCTTCATCTATATCCGGCGGAAAAACGAGCAGAGATATAACCGCCAAATGGCATTAGCCACACAACTACGTATGGAGAATATAAGAAACCGCATATCACCGCACTACGTATTCAATGTGCTAAATGCAGTGATGCCGACATTTAAGCAATATTCGGAATTGGCACAACCACTCCAGCTGCTTATACAAGTATTGCGTGGAAACCTATTGGCATCTGAAAAAATAGCTGTCGAACTTCAGGAAGAGATAGAACTGGTGAAAAACTACATCGCCCTCCGCAAAGAAACCAATCCGGATAAGATACGCATTGAATGGGAAATTGACAGACAAGTTCCCTTGCAAACTCTCATTCCATCCATGTGTATACAGATTCCGGTAGAGAATGCACTGAAATATGCATTCGGAGAGGAATGTGAACAAGAAAATATACTTTCCATACAAATTTCAAATGAAATCAAAAATCTATCCATATACATCCAGGATAACGGCAGTGGATATGATCCGGGAAAACATGCCGACTCAAAACGAGGGACAGGAAATGGATTGAAAGTTTTGTTCCGTACCATAGAGCTATTAAATAGCAAGAATTCTGAGAAAATCATATTCGATATCCAGAATATAGCTACATCCTCCACCTCCCAGCATGGTACTTTGGTGACAATGGTTGTCCCTTTCAATTATCAATTCAATATTTAA
- a CDS encoding LytR/AlgR family response regulator transcription factor: protein MANTIKTIIVDDEINSIQNLEDDLKTYPEIEILDTFTSSQKAKKSIIQYQPDLLFLDVEMPYINGIELLQEIRPYVRNNMRVIFYSAFDKYMLDALRASAFDYLLKPYQTNELKQIVERIKREKSNNSINFDQAMRQLLSNDCKFAVQTISRLLLLRRSEILFFQYSDETRCWQMTLTNMEQYRLRLSTKAKDILNFCPSFIRVNTNYILNIDYLSSVENNTLRCILYAPFNHLEISASRRHYSKIKEALNFL from the coding sequence ATGGCAAATACTATTAAAACTATCATTGTTGACGACGAAATCAACTCTATCCAAAATTTAGAGGATGATTTGAAAACCTATCCTGAAATAGAAATTCTGGACACGTTCACCTCTTCACAGAAAGCAAAGAAAAGCATCATACAATATCAACCGGACTTGCTGTTTCTTGACGTGGAAATGCCATATATCAACGGCATCGAACTCTTACAGGAGATACGCCCGTATGTGCGCAATAATATGCGTGTCATATTCTATAGCGCTTTTGACAAGTATATGCTCGATGCATTACGAGCTTCTGCCTTTGACTATCTGCTGAAGCCTTATCAGACAAACGAACTCAAACAAATTGTAGAAAGAATCAAGCGGGAAAAGAGCAACAACTCCATCAATTTTGACCAAGCCATGCGTCAGTTATTAAGTAACGATTGCAAATTCGCTGTTCAAACCATCAGCCGCTTGTTACTTCTGAGACGGTCCGAAATACTGTTTTTTCAATATTCGGATGAAACCCGCTGTTGGCAAATGACCCTGACCAATATGGAACAATACAGATTGCGGCTCAGTACCAAGGCGAAGGATATATTGAACTTCTGCCCTTCTTTCATCCGGGTGAATACGAATTACATTCTGAACATTGATTATCTTTCTTCTGTAGAGAACAATACACTGCGCTGCATACTTTATGCTCCATTCAATCATCTGGAGATTTCGGCAAGCAGACGCCATTACAGCAAAATAAAGGAAGCATTGAACTTCCTGTAA
- a CDS encoding IPT/TIG domain-containing protein, with protein sequence MKNNKLYFVFLFLSILFASCNGEEVIEKWPEIGSYYDSSKPIELKSMSPDWGRINDSFIIKGNFPVDTTRKVKVFFADKEAVIVNNNGNELYGLIPKQFPGYNEITLEVDGKRYTSDNVKFKYYQTQSVKTILGKFGENTWTSSNDCKIDEFRMDDSSGIVAVAGQKSDNFIFYAGVWGDRTYFVSLEDNMVMRLTSIGFMGSVAVDNSREKVSIMPRDGGELYTATRGDGWTINSLGLKIPSSNSCVGVLTYAEDDRYVYAMSDDGLYEVDLTDKSYTKLVTPSDYPAFNGVNLGQWEHYLTYSKYDKCFFASYPENNGILKIWKDTSGAWQVERYAGFQPGWLNTTFGDRLTDAVLKQPCGMAVNSYGELYVCCKASHCIVKIKGRLVSLVAGVPDRSGRLNGFPTDAMFDNPVDIALDSEENFFICERSSNAIRKMTIE encoded by the coding sequence ATGAAGAACAACAAGCTTTATTTTGTTTTTCTTTTCTTAAGTATTTTGTTCGCAAGTTGCAATGGCGAAGAAGTAATTGAGAAATGGCCTGAAATAGGCAGCTATTATGATTCGAGCAAGCCTATTGAGTTAAAATCCATGTCACCCGACTGGGGAAGAATCAACGATTCTTTTATTATCAAAGGAAACTTTCCGGTTGACACGACCAGAAAAGTCAAAGTTTTCTTTGCCGACAAGGAAGCTGTTATCGTAAACAACAACGGAAATGAACTGTATGGGCTTATCCCCAAGCAGTTTCCCGGCTATAACGAGATAACATTGGAAGTGGATGGCAAAAGGTATACATCTGATAATGTGAAGTTTAAGTACTATCAGACTCAATCTGTGAAAACAATATTGGGAAAATTTGGTGAAAATACCTGGACATCGTCAAATGATTGTAAAATAGATGAATTCCGAATGGATGATTCTTCAGGAATTGTAGCTGTTGCAGGACAAAAGAGTGATAATTTCATTTTCTATGCAGGAGTATGGGGCGATCGTACTTATTTTGTGTCATTAGAGGATAATATGGTGATGCGTCTGACTTCTATTGGTTTTATGGGTTCTGTTGCAGTTGATAATTCAAGAGAAAAAGTGAGCATCATGCCTCGTGATGGAGGTGAGTTATACACAGCCACCCGTGGGGATGGATGGACTATAAACTCTCTTGGTCTCAAAATACCTTCTTCAAACAGTTGCGTGGGGGTATTGACTTATGCCGAGGATGACCGCTATGTGTATGCAATGTCCGATGATGGTCTTTATGAAGTGGATTTGACAGATAAAAGTTATACAAAATTAGTTACTCCATCAGATTACCCGGCTTTTAATGGAGTGAATCTCGGTCAGTGGGAACATTATCTGACTTACAGTAAATATGATAAGTGCTTTTTTGCCTCTTATCCTGAGAATAATGGCATTCTGAAGATATGGAAAGATACTTCGGGTGCATGGCAAGTGGAACGCTATGCCGGCTTCCAACCGGGATGGTTGAATACAACTTTTGGGGATCGATTGACGGATGCCGTATTGAAACAACCTTGCGGAATGGCGGTGAATAGTTACGGTGAACTCTATGTATGTTGCAAAGCGAGCCATTGCATTGTGAAAATCAAAGGAAGGCTTGTTTCTTTGGTAGCGGGAGTTCCCGATCGGTCAGGAAGACTAAACGGATTCCCTACGGATGCAATGTTTGATAATCCAGTGGATATTGCTTTGGATTCGGAGGAGAACTTCTTCATTTGTGAACGATCTTCAAATGCAATCCGGAAAATGACAATTGAATAA
- a CDS encoding SulP family inorganic anion transporter produces MKAFEFRPKLFTALKNYSKELFMADLMAGIIVGIVALPLAIAFGIASGVSPEKGIITAIIAGFIISMLGGSKVQIGGPTGAFIVIIYGIIQQYGEAGLIVATLMAGVILILLGIFKLGAVIKFIPYPIIVGFTSGIAVTIFTTQIADIFGLSFGGEKVPGDFVGKWMIYFQHFDTINWWNTIVSIVSIAIIAITPKFSKKIPGSLIAIIVVTVAVYLMKTYAGINCIDTIGDRFSIKAELPDAVMPSLNWEAIQDLFPVAITIAVLGAIESLLSATVADGVIGDKHDSNTELIAQGAANLITPLFGGIPATGAIARTMANINNGGKTPVAGMVHAVVLLLILLFLMPLAQYIPMACLAGVLVIVSYNMSGWRTFKALLKNPKSDVTVLLITFFLTVIFDLTIAIEVGLVIACVLFMHRVMETTEISVIKDEINLNEESNSKEDEENLSIPKGVEVYEINGPYFFGIATKFEEIMSRLGDRPEVRIIRMRKVPFIDSTGIHNLTNLCQMAQREKTTIVLSGVNEKVHKTLEKSGFYELLGEKNICPNINVALERAKSLLA; encoded by the coding sequence ATGAAAGCGTTCGAATTCAGACCAAAGCTATTCACGGCTTTGAAGAACTACTCGAAAGAATTATTCATGGCAGACCTGATGGCCGGTATCATAGTAGGTATCGTTGCTCTCCCGCTTGCTATTGCATTTGGTATTGCATCCGGTGTATCACCCGAGAAAGGTATTATCACGGCAATCATTGCTGGATTCATTATCTCCATGTTGGGAGGTAGCAAAGTACAGATCGGTGGTCCTACAGGAGCTTTTATCGTTATTATTTATGGCATTATCCAGCAATACGGAGAAGCGGGATTGATTGTAGCCACGCTAATGGCGGGAGTCATTCTTATTCTGTTAGGGATATTCAAGTTGGGTGCTGTAATCAAGTTTATACCCTATCCTATCATCGTGGGATTTACCAGTGGTATTGCTGTCACTATCTTCACTACGCAGATAGCTGATATCTTCGGACTTAGTTTCGGTGGTGAAAAAGTTCCCGGAGATTTTGTCGGGAAATGGATGATCTATTTCCAGCATTTCGATACCATCAACTGGTGGAACACAATTGTCAGCATTGTAAGTATTGCAATTATTGCCATAACCCCGAAATTCTCAAAGAAGATACCGGGATCTCTGATTGCTATCATTGTAGTAACGGTAGCGGTATATCTGATGAAGACTTATGCCGGAATTAATTGTATAGATACCATTGGCGACCGCTTCAGTATCAAAGCGGAACTGCCGGACGCAGTGATGCCTTCACTAAACTGGGAGGCTATTCAGGACTTATTCCCTGTAGCCATTACCATTGCAGTATTAGGAGCCATCGAATCGCTGCTTTCCGCTACGGTAGCGGATGGTGTTATTGGCGATAAGCATGATTCAAATACGGAATTGATAGCACAAGGAGCTGCCAACCTAATAACACCCCTGTTTGGTGGTATTCCTGCCACCGGTGCTATTGCACGTACAATGGCTAATATAAACAATGGTGGTAAAACCCCTGTTGCAGGTATGGTACATGCAGTGGTGCTTTTGCTTATCCTTCTGTTCCTTATGCCGCTGGCACAATATATTCCGATGGCTTGTCTGGCAGGTGTATTGGTGATTGTCTCTTATAACATGAGTGGTTGGCGCACATTCAAGGCACTGCTGAAGAATCCGAAATCAGACGTCACCGTATTGCTGATCACTTTCTTCCTGACAGTTATTTTCGACTTAACCATCGCTATTGAAGTGGGTCTTGTCATAGCTTGTGTACTCTTCATGCATCGTGTTATGGAAACCACTGAAATTTCTGTTATTAAAGATGAGATTAATCTGAATGAAGAATCTAACAGTAAAGAAGATGAAGAAAACCTGTCTATCCCTAAAGGTGTGGAAGTATATGAAATAAACGGCCCTTACTTCTTTGGTATTGCCACCAAGTTCGAGGAAATCATGTCCAGACTGGGTGATCGCCCCGAAGTGCGCATTATCCGTATGAGAAAAGTACCCTTCATCGATTCCACAGGTATTCACAACCTGACTAATCTTTGCCAAATGGCGCAACGGGAGAAGACAACAATCGTACTTTCCGGTGTGAATGAAAAGGTGCACAAAACGTTGGAAAAATCCGGCTTCTATGAACTGCTGGGTGAAAAGAATATCTGCCCGAATATCAATGTGGCATTGGAAAGAGCAAAATCACTTCTAGCATAA